From Chionomys nivalis chromosome 21, mChiNiv1.1, whole genome shotgun sequence, a single genomic window includes:
- the Ca7 gene encoding carbonic anhydrase 7 isoform X3 has product MTGHHCWGYGQDDVVTGGPLEGPYRLKQLHFHWGKKHDVGSEHTVDGKSFPSELHLVHWNAKKYSTFGEAAAAPDGLAVVGVFLETGDEHPSMNRLTDALYMVRFKDTKAQFNYFNPKCLLPTSRHYWTYPGSLTTPPLSESVTWIVLREPIRISERQMEKFRSLLFTSEDDDRIHMVNNFRPPQPLKGRVVRASFQA; this is encoded by the exons TGGTGACCGGGGGACCCTTGGAAGGGCCCTATCGTCTCAAGCAGCTCCACTTCCACTGGGGCAAGAAGCATGATGTGGGCTCAGAGCACACGGTGGATGGCAAGTCCTTCCCCAGCGAG CTACATCTGGTCCACTGGAATGCCAAGAAGTACAGTACTTTTGGAGAGGCGGCTGCAGCCCCTGATGGCCTGGCTGTGGTCGGTGTCTTCCTGGAG ACAGGAGATGAGCACCCCAGCATGAACCGCCTGACAGATGCACTCTACATGGTTCGGTTTAAG GATACCAAGGCCCAGTTCAACTACTTCAACCCCAAGTGCCTCCTGCCCACCAGCCGGCACTACTGGACCTATCCCGGCTCCCTGACCACACCCCCGCTCAGCGAGAGTGTTACTTGGATTGTGCTCCGGGAGCCCATCAGAATCTCTGAGAGGCAG ATGGAGAAATTTCGGAGCTTGCTTTTCACCTCGGAGGATGATGACAGGATCCACATGGTAAACAACTTCCGGCCACCACAGCCGCTGAAGGGCCGAGTGGTCAGAGCATCCTTCCAGGCCTGA
- the Ca7 gene encoding carbonic anhydrase 7 isoform X1, whose amino-acid sequence MTGHHCWGYGQDDGPSNWHKLYPIAQGDRQSPINIVSSQAVYSPSLQPLELFYEACMSLSITNNGHSVQVDFNDSDDRTVVTGGPLEGPYRLKQLHFHWGKKHDVGSEHTVDGKSFPSELHLVHWNAKKYSTFGEAAAAPDGLAVVGVFLETGDEHPSMNRLTDALYMVRFKDTKAQFNYFNPKCLLPTSRHYWTYPGSLTTPPLSESVTWIVLREPIRISERQMEKFRSLLFTSEDDDRIHMVNNFRPPQPLKGRVVRASFQA is encoded by the exons GCCCTTCAAACTGGCACAAGCTGTATCCCATTGCCCAGGGAGATCGCCAGTCACCCATCAATATTGTGTCTAGCCAGGCAGTATATTCACCCAGCCTGCAGCCACTGGAGCTTTTCTATGAGGCCTGCATGTCCCTCAGCATCACCAACAATGGTCACTCTGTCCAGGTGGACTTCAATGACAGTGATGACAGAACTG TGGTGACCGGGGGACCCTTGGAAGGGCCCTATCGTCTCAAGCAGCTCCACTTCCACTGGGGCAAGAAGCATGATGTGGGCTCAGAGCACACGGTGGATGGCAAGTCCTTCCCCAGCGAG CTACATCTGGTCCACTGGAATGCCAAGAAGTACAGTACTTTTGGAGAGGCGGCTGCAGCCCCTGATGGCCTGGCTGTGGTCGGTGTCTTCCTGGAG ACAGGAGATGAGCACCCCAGCATGAACCGCCTGACAGATGCACTCTACATGGTTCGGTTTAAG GATACCAAGGCCCAGTTCAACTACTTCAACCCCAAGTGCCTCCTGCCCACCAGCCGGCACTACTGGACCTATCCCGGCTCCCTGACCACACCCCCGCTCAGCGAGAGTGTTACTTGGATTGTGCTCCGGGAGCCCATCAGAATCTCTGAGAGGCAG ATGGAGAAATTTCGGAGCTTGCTTTTCACCTCGGAGGATGATGACAGGATCCACATGGTAAACAACTTCCGGCCACCACAGCCGCTGAAGGGCCGAGTGGTCAGAGCATCCTTCCAGGCCTGA
- the Ca7 gene encoding carbonic anhydrase 7 isoform X2, with the protein MSLSITNNGHSVQVDFNDSDDRTVVTGGPLEGPYRLKQLHFHWGKKHDVGSEHTVDGKSFPSELHLVHWNAKKYSTFGEAAAAPDGLAVVGVFLETGDEHPSMNRLTDALYMVRFKDTKAQFNYFNPKCLLPTSRHYWTYPGSLTTPPLSESVTWIVLREPIRISERQMEKFRSLLFTSEDDDRIHMVNNFRPPQPLKGRVVRASFQA; encoded by the exons ATGTCCCTCAGCATCACCAACAATGGTCACTCTGTCCAGGTGGACTTCAATGACAGTGATGACAGAACTG TGGTGACCGGGGGACCCTTGGAAGGGCCCTATCGTCTCAAGCAGCTCCACTTCCACTGGGGCAAGAAGCATGATGTGGGCTCAGAGCACACGGTGGATGGCAAGTCCTTCCCCAGCGAG CTACATCTGGTCCACTGGAATGCCAAGAAGTACAGTACTTTTGGAGAGGCGGCTGCAGCCCCTGATGGCCTGGCTGTGGTCGGTGTCTTCCTGGAG ACAGGAGATGAGCACCCCAGCATGAACCGCCTGACAGATGCACTCTACATGGTTCGGTTTAAG GATACCAAGGCCCAGTTCAACTACTTCAACCCCAAGTGCCTCCTGCCCACCAGCCGGCACTACTGGACCTATCCCGGCTCCCTGACCACACCCCCGCTCAGCGAGAGTGTTACTTGGATTGTGCTCCGGGAGCCCATCAGAATCTCTGAGAGGCAG ATGGAGAAATTTCGGAGCTTGCTTTTCACCTCGGAGGATGATGACAGGATCCACATGGTAAACAACTTCCGGCCACCACAGCCGCTGAAGGGCCGAGTGGTCAGAGCATCCTTCCAGGCCTGA